A region of Xylocopa sonorina isolate GNS202 chromosome 13, iyXylSono1_principal, whole genome shotgun sequence DNA encodes the following proteins:
- the LOC143430254 gene encoding protein rolling stone isoform X2 has translation MTLTSYKYLSVPKLFLFQLVQCSPCRRAMVNKLWCQGIIRKWFHKTDESPHPRLFTEPSCQRHVATWYLFYRWLIFMAWVAIVVCSIFEFGSYTPTDPPYAKWPIYLTNWDLVLGLCQALLGGFLVSKRWKLQKAMNFDPSALTLETIDKLYWFLFVVTTNTAIVVTITYWCAIYNPAIHFMDPQNVMVHMCNSILMVLDFCIAGIPFRLRNFWWCFLIVFSYILFSVVYYLCGGLDKNGEPYIYKILDWKKPIQASVVCVGEIVFVTITHSVLCLLEHIKIRLYLKIDEKMEKSYVTEQQSCSKTQTQTHVV, from the exons ATGACGTTAACATCATACAAATATCTGTCGGTTCCGAAACTGTTTCTGTTTCAACTTGTACAATGTTCGCCGT GTCGTCGAGCAATGGTAAATAAGCTCTGGTGCCAGGGAATAATAAGGAAATGGTTCCATAAAACAGACGAATCGCCGCATCCACGACTGTTTACTGAACCATCATGTCAGAGACACGTAGCTACCTGGTACCTATTCTACCGTTGGTTAATCTTCATGGCCTGGGTTGCTATCGTCGTATGTTCGATCTTCGAATTCGGTAGTTATACTCCAACTGACCCGCCGTACGCTAAATGGCCAATTTACTTGACTAATTGGGATTTAGTGTTGGGCCTGTGTCAAGCCTTACTTGGCGGTTTCCTCGTATCGAAAAGATGGAAACTGCAAAAAGCAATGAACTTTGATCCTTCTGCGTTGACGCTAGAAACGATAGACAAACTTTACTGGTTCCTTTTTGTTGTAACGACCAATACCGCGATTGTTGTTACGATTACCTATTGGTGCGCCATATACAACCCCGCGATCCACTTTATGGATCCCCAAAACGTTATGGTACATATGTGTAACAGTATTCTGATGGTACTAGATTTTTGTATCGCGGGCATTCCATTTAGATTACGAAACTTCTGGTGGTGTTTTCTGATAGTATTTTCATATATTTTATTCTCGGTAGTGTACTACTTGTGCGGTGGTCTAGACAAAAATGGTGAGCCTTACATTTATAAAATCCTTGATTGGAAAAAACCTATTCAAGCTTCAGTGGTGTGCGTAGGGGAAATTGTATTTGTAACTATAACACATTCTGTATTGTGTTTGCTAGAACATATAAAGATTCGATTGTATTTGAAGATCGACGAGAAAATGGAAAAATCGTACGTAACAGAGCAGCAATCGTGTAGTAAAACGCAGACACAAACCCACGTTGTTTGA
- the LOC143430254 gene encoding protein rolling stone isoform X3, which produces MVNKLWCQGIIRKWFHKTDESPHPRLFTEPSCQRHVATWYLFYRWLIFMAWVAIVVCSIFEFGSYTPTDPPYAKWPIYLTNWDLVLGLCQALLGGFLVSKRWKLQKAMNFDPSALTLETIDKLYWFLFVVTTNTAIVVTITYWCAIYNPAIHFMDPQNVMVHMCNSILMVLDFCIAGIPFRLRNFWWCFLIVFSYILFSVVYYLCGGLDKNGEPYIYKILDWKKPIQASVVCVGEIVFVTITHSVLCLLEHIKIRLYLKIDEKMEKSYVTEQQSCSKTQTQTHVV; this is translated from the coding sequence ATGGTAAATAAGCTCTGGTGCCAGGGAATAATAAGGAAATGGTTCCATAAAACAGACGAATCGCCGCATCCACGACTGTTTACTGAACCATCATGTCAGAGACACGTAGCTACCTGGTACCTATTCTACCGTTGGTTAATCTTCATGGCCTGGGTTGCTATCGTCGTATGTTCGATCTTCGAATTCGGTAGTTATACTCCAACTGACCCGCCGTACGCTAAATGGCCAATTTACTTGACTAATTGGGATTTAGTGTTGGGCCTGTGTCAAGCCTTACTTGGCGGTTTCCTCGTATCGAAAAGATGGAAACTGCAAAAAGCAATGAACTTTGATCCTTCTGCGTTGACGCTAGAAACGATAGACAAACTTTACTGGTTCCTTTTTGTTGTAACGACCAATACCGCGATTGTTGTTACGATTACCTATTGGTGCGCCATATACAACCCCGCGATCCACTTTATGGATCCCCAAAACGTTATGGTACATATGTGTAACAGTATTCTGATGGTACTAGATTTTTGTATCGCGGGCATTCCATTTAGATTACGAAACTTCTGGTGGTGTTTTCTGATAGTATTTTCATATATTTTATTCTCGGTAGTGTACTACTTGTGCGGTGGTCTAGACAAAAATGGTGAGCCTTACATTTATAAAATCCTTGATTGGAAAAAACCTATTCAAGCTTCAGTGGTGTGCGTAGGGGAAATTGTATTTGTAACTATAACACATTCTGTATTGTGTTTGCTAGAACATATAAAGATTCGATTGTATTTGAAGATCGACGAGAAAATGGAAAAATCGTACGTAACAGAGCAGCAATCGTGTAGTAAAACGCAGACACAAACCCACGTTGTTTGA
- the LOC143430291 gene encoding uncharacterized protein LOC143430291 has protein sequence MSRKGTPSACKSKQIPRIFRNRRGLCSVRGWAHGEVGVVGGSVGYSQSCLLPASPDEDKREVTNKKGKQKERSNDETVEYNERVWIESDQASSNGVTNEPNVDGIGNVESVADIEKWLKTRTESVSSMDLDTIKSGVEVGVDRYLGEELQHAFLEKDPDGLSIDIDLSDKKLNLGYDPLLQELQNEKDSFILPEFQLDHLDPLTLSPDDMMVAGEILPSTSAQPTLSVPNRDVEGMCTETEQISLIKKVMISDNQESQNKSTQVVVDDLRDIDSIHKEVQVQKDDSASETSTNLYVQDLNAENAIEELASAKLAESDSENVVLEQLKTKARAKLEPRIIKKRKRMPDMLEKKFDNEIRISGEDIVDTEDGVMAVVAISTDKISNMTQIVINTGTEEQIYQGKTSELIEATGNFPKLPKIETSTVWNGTVDNIENPSNQHEMVISNALEELGITDDNLQPISVNEHGKIWMCPREECKRQFSKLYALKCHLLAHYGVRPFKCDFEGCAWAFYSEFKLKRHKETHLKRKDYACDVEGCNRRFTTIYNLWSHAKLHNRPNRILCQVPDCQEKFQTKRALELHMKSHDQSHAPYVCKHEGCGKRYYSSNALTSHQRCHSYKEVDVKCSWPGCGKVFDKPCRLKAHIRSHTGCKPYPCTFQGCQWAFSSSSKLKRHQKKHTNERKFVCDVPSCGKAFMRSEHLKEHRLTHNEGRYFQCFICNAKFSAKSSLYVHIKKHQGKGEVDINSCGTTNNQSKRSKTKETQCSRVNPVVKSKRKSIDLNINSACINASAATEKSEHNDTIIIKNNENQTKVDTVPLQDQPKTLYYCPVETCTRSYTTKAKLRAHMLKAHGTPVENCDKTSKTMPDNSVCNMDYILYTAPTVSESTEQMIMVAPCDAVILSTSTGTDRSLPEPEPPPLNNILKVSEPSSNVTQRQLSDQNVRKDQGSARTDLTFTDVWKLKANGAMPDSIVGASDVVLGTSDLGEGLLLTEELPSMYYQDDVVGTEYQVLLLDSVPSESTINLRGLE, from the exons ATGTCTCGTAAAGGAACTCCCTCCGCTTGCAAGTCAAAACAAATCCCGCGAATCTTTCGTAATCGACGAGGTCTGTGTTCTGTACGCGGTTGGGCGCACGGCGAGGTTGGCGTTGTGGGCGGTTCGGTAGGTTACAGCCAGTCCTGTTTGCTGCCCGCTTCGCCGGACGAGGACAAAAGGGAGGTAACGaataaaaaaggaaaacagAAGGAGAGAAGCAACGACGAGACCGTCGAATACAACGAGAGGGTCTGGATCGAGAGTGACCAAGCGTCGAGTAACGGTGTTACGAACGAGCCGAATGTTGACGGGATTGGTAATGTCGAGTCTGTAGCCGATATCGAGAAATGGTTAAAAACACGTACGGAATCCGTGTCGAGCATGGACCTCGACACCATCAAATCGGGCGTAGAGGTGGGCGTCGACCGGTACCTGGGCGAGGAGCTCCAGCACGCTTTTCTGGAAAAGGACCCTGACGGTTTGTCGATCGATATCGATCTGTCAGACAAGAAACTGAATTTAGGTTATGACCCGTTACTGCAGGAGCTGCAAAATGAGAAGGATAGCTTTATACTGCCGGAGTTTCAGCTGGATCATCTGGATCCGCTCACGTTATCTCCGGACGACATGATGGTCGCCGGTGAGATATTACCGTCGACTAGTGCTCAACCTACTTTAAGTGTCCCTAATAGGGACGTCGAAGGGATGTGCACAGAGACTGAGCAAATTTCGTTGATAAAGAAAGTTATGATTTCAGATAATCAGGAGTCGCAGAATAAGTCCACGCAAGTCGTCGTGGACGATCTGCGTGATATAGATAGTATACATAAGGAAGTTCAGGTGCAGAAGGATGATAGCGCGTCCGAGACTAGTACGAATCTCTACGTGCAGGATCTGAATGCGGAGAATGCTATCGAGGAACTGGCGAGCGCGAAGCTAGCCGAGAGTGATTCGGAGAATGTGGTATTGGAACAGTTGAAGACGAAAGCCAGGGCGAAACTGGAGCCGCGTATTATTAAGAAACGTAAAAGGATGCCGGATATGCTGGAGAAAAAGTTTGACAATGAGATTAGAATATCGGGAGAGGATATCGTGGATACCGAGGATGGCGTGATGGCTGTTGTAGCAATATCGACAGATAAAATTTCAAATATGACGCAAATTGTTATAAACACTGGTACCGAGGAGCAGATTTATCAAGGAAAGACTTCTGAACTTATAGAAGCTACGGGAAATTTTCCAAAATTACCAAAAATTGAAACTTCGACAGTATGGAACGGAACAGTCGATAATATTGAAAATCCCAGTAACCAACACGAAATGGTGATATCTAATGCTTTAGAAGAATTAGGTATTACAGACGATAACTTGCAGCCGATATCTGTTAATGAACATGGAAAAATATGGATGTGTCCACGTGAAGAGTGTAAGAGACAATTTAGTAAACTTTATGCCCTCAAATGCCATTTACTAGCACACTATGGTGTTAGACCTTTTAAg TGTGACTTTGAAGGATGCGCTTGGGCGTTTTATTCGGAATTTAAACTGAAACGGCACAAAGAGACACACTTAAAACGCAAAGACTACGCTTGCGACGTAGAAGGTTGTAATCGCCGTTTTACTACAATTTACAATTTATGGAGTCACGCAAAGTTGCATAATCGTCCAAATAGAATACTATGCCAAGTGCCGGACTGCCAGGAAAAATTCCAGACAAAGAGAGCCTTGGAACTGCACATGAAATCTCACGACCAGAGCCATGCCCCCTATGTTTGTAAACATGAAGGATGTGGAAAAAGATATTATAGTAGTAATGCATTAACGTCGCATCAAAGATGCCATAGTTACAAAGAGGTAGACGTGAAATGTTCGTGGCCAGGCTGTGGCAAAGTATTTGATAAACCTTGCAGACTGAAAGCACATATACGCTCGCATACTGGGTGTAAGCCTTACCCCTGTACGTTTCAAGGCTGTCAATGGGCGTTTTCTTCCTCTAGCAAATTGAAGAGACACCAGAAGAAACACACCAATGAACGAAAATTCGTGTGTGACGTTCCTTCCTGCGGGAAAGCATTTATGAGATCGGAACATCTTAAAGAACACAGATTAACGCATAATGAAGGAAGATACTTCCAATGTTTCATATGTAATGCGAAATTTTCAGCGAAAAGTAGTTTGTACGTTCATATAAAGAAGCATCAAGGTAAAGGGGAAGTAGATATAAATTCTTGCGGTACGACCAATAACCAGAGTAAACGGAGTAAAACGAAGGAAACGCAATGCTCGAGGGTAAATCCTGTCGTGAAGTCGAAAAGAAAGTCAATAGATCTGAATATAAACTCAGCTTGCATAAACGCGTCCGCGGCAACGGAAAAATCTGAGCACAATGATACAATAATCATAAAGAACAATGAGAATCAAACTAAAGTCGATACAGTGCCTCTACAAGATCAACCAAAAACTTTATACTACTGTCCAGTCGAAACCTGTACACGCTCATATACTACAAAGGCTAAACTAAGAGCACACATGTTAAAGGCACATGGTACACCCGTGGAAAATTGCGATAAAACATCAAAAACGATGCCTGACAATTCGGTTTGCAATATGGACTACATTTTGTACACCGCACCGACGGTATCAGAGTCCACGGAGCAAATGATAATGGTAGCACCTTGCGATGCGGTTATTTTAAGTACTTCTACAGGAACAGATCGTTCCCTTCCTGAACCAGAACCGCCGCCtcttaataatatattaaagGTATCGGAACCTTCTTCGAATGTTACACAGAGACAATTGTCTGATCAAAACGTGAGAAAAGATCAAGGCTCAGCACGAACTGATTTAACGTTCACCGACGTGTGGAAATTAAAGGCGAACGGTGCTATGCCGGATTCGATTGTTGGAGCATCCGACGTTGTGTTAGGTACAAGTGATTTAGGAGAGGGTTTATTGCTCACAGAGGAATTGCCTTCAATGTATTATCAAGATGACGTAGTGGGAACGGAGTATCAGGTACTGTTGCTTGATTCAGTACCGTCTGAAAGTACTATAAACCTACGGGGGCTCGAATGA